Proteins from one Microbacterium sp. Root553 genomic window:
- the sigJ gene encoding RNA polymerase sigma factor SigJ — protein sequence MDDDLDDVFRERRRLLALGYRMTGTLADAEDIVQETYLRWYRLTDVEREGIANPAGWLTTVAGRVALDLLGSARRRREQYVGPWLPEPVPADVFAGAIGARTASPADPLDRITLDDDVSTALLVVLEAMTPAERVAFVMHDVFAVPFDEIAAAVGRSSAAVRQLAASARRHVRESRAVAVPRDEHDRVVRAFQDATRTGEIGALLRFLAPDVELRSDGGGVVSAARNVVSGADHVARFLLGIAAKSPRLTVEEQRFGDGIGLVFRNEGAVHSVMNLHVEHGVITQLWIVLNPAKLTHWRPSP from the coding sequence ATGGACGACGACCTCGACGACGTCTTCCGTGAACGCCGCCGTCTGCTCGCCCTCGGATACCGGATGACAGGCACACTGGCGGATGCCGAGGACATCGTGCAGGAGACGTACCTGCGCTGGTACCGGCTCACCGATGTCGAGCGCGAGGGCATCGCGAACCCGGCGGGCTGGCTGACGACCGTCGCCGGCCGCGTCGCGCTCGACCTCCTCGGGTCCGCACGTCGTCGACGCGAGCAGTACGTCGGGCCGTGGCTGCCCGAGCCCGTTCCGGCCGATGTGTTCGCCGGGGCGATCGGAGCGCGCACGGCCTCGCCCGCGGATCCCCTCGACCGCATCACCCTCGACGACGACGTCTCGACCGCACTGCTCGTGGTGCTCGAGGCGATGACACCCGCCGAACGCGTGGCGTTCGTGATGCACGACGTCTTCGCCGTGCCGTTCGACGAGATCGCCGCGGCGGTCGGCAGATCCTCCGCAGCCGTGCGGCAGCTGGCGGCATCCGCTCGTCGCCACGTGCGCGAGAGCCGAGCGGTCGCGGTTCCTCGCGATGAGCACGATCGCGTCGTCCGCGCCTTCCAGGACGCCACGCGAACCGGTGAGATCGGCGCGCTTCTGCGGTTCCTCGCTCCCGATGTCGAACTCCGCAGCGACGGCGGCGGTGTCGTCAGCGCCGCGCGCAACGTCGTGAGCGGAGCCGACCACGTCGCCCGCTTCCTGCTCGGGATCGCAGCAAAGAGCCCACGTCTGACGGTGGAGGAACAGCGGTTCGGCGACGGGATCGGACTGGTGTTCCGCAACGAGGGCGCCGTGCACTCGGTCATGAACCTCCACGTCGAACACGGCGTGATCACCCAGCTGTGGATCGTCCTCAACCCCGCCAAGCTCACCCACTGGCGGCCCTCCCCCTGA
- a CDS encoding SDR family oxidoreductase, producing the protein MRIAVAGGTGVVGRHAVARARAAGHDVVVLSRVGGVDVGGVDVGGVDVITGAGLVEALQGADAVIDVTNTTTLSAAKAIAFFETATRTLLAAEEAAGVGHHVALSIVGIDGIDSSYYAGKLAQERAVATGPVPFTIARAAQFHEFAGQVLSGMRGPVALLPTLLMRPVAAREVGAHLVRLAEGAATGRASDLVGPRDEILLDVARRQLAYDGRRRRVVGVRLPGAYGAGLASGALRGGADARQGRITFDEWLRSEDHVRGG; encoded by the coding sequence ATGAGAATCGCCGTCGCAGGAGGAACGGGTGTCGTGGGTCGGCATGCCGTCGCGCGGGCGCGGGCCGCGGGGCATGATGTCGTCGTGCTGTCGCGCGTGGGCGGTGTCGACGTGGGCGGTGTCGACGTGGGCGGTGTCGACGTGATCACGGGCGCCGGTCTCGTCGAGGCGCTGCAGGGCGCGGATGCCGTGATCGACGTCACGAACACGACCACGCTCTCGGCGGCGAAGGCCATCGCCTTCTTCGAGACGGCGACCCGCACCCTGCTCGCCGCGGAAGAGGCTGCGGGCGTCGGGCATCACGTCGCGCTGTCGATCGTGGGGATCGATGGGATCGACTCCTCCTACTATGCGGGCAAGCTCGCGCAGGAGCGCGCGGTGGCGACGGGGCCGGTGCCGTTCACGATCGCGAGAGCGGCGCAGTTCCACGAGTTCGCCGGGCAGGTGCTCTCGGGGATGCGCGGGCCCGTGGCACTCCTGCCGACGCTGCTCATGCGGCCGGTGGCCGCCCGGGAGGTCGGTGCGCATCTGGTGCGGCTCGCGGAGGGTGCGGCGACCGGTCGGGCGAGCGACCTGGTCGGTCCGCGCGACGAGATCCTGCTCGACGTCGCCCGGCGGCAGCTCGCGTACGACGGTCGGCGCCGGCGCGTGGTGGGGGTGCGCCTGCCCGGCGCATACGGCGCGGGGCTCGCGTCGGGGGCGCTGCGCGGCGGCGCCGATGCCCGGCAGGGGCGCATCACGTTCGACGAGTGGCTGCGCAGTGAGGACCACGTGCGCGGCGGGTGA
- the msrA gene encoding peptide-methionine (S)-S-oxide reductase MsrA → MTDTGTITRTPGTETAVLAGGCFWGMEDLIRRQPGVLDTRVGYTGGSNDHATYRNHPGHAEAVEIVFDPTKTTYRDILAFFFQIHDPSTLDRQGNDRGSSYRSAIFPLSPEQETVARDTIADVDASGLWPGKAVTAIEPAGPFWQAEEEHQDYLIKYPNGYTCHFPRAGWVLPKREQSAAV, encoded by the coding sequence ATGACAGACACCGGAACCATCACCCGCACCCCAGGCACCGAGACCGCCGTGCTCGCAGGCGGCTGCTTCTGGGGCATGGAAGACCTCATCCGTCGCCAGCCCGGAGTGCTCGACACCCGGGTCGGTTACACCGGCGGGTCGAACGACCACGCGACCTACCGCAACCACCCCGGCCACGCCGAGGCCGTGGAGATCGTGTTCGACCCGACGAAGACGACGTACCGCGACATCCTCGCGTTCTTCTTCCAGATCCATGACCCGTCGACGCTCGATCGGCAGGGCAACGACCGAGGGTCCAGCTACCGCTCGGCGATCTTCCCGCTCTCTCCCGAACAGGAGACCGTCGCCCGTGACACCATCGCCGACGTCGACGCGTCGGGCCTGTGGCCGGGCAAGGCCGTCACCGCGATCGAGCCCGCCGGACCCTTCTGGCAGGCCGAGGAAGAGCACCAGGACTACCTGATCAAGTACCCGAACGGGTACACCTGCCACTTCCCGCGCGCCGGATGGGTGCTGCCGAAGCGGGAGCAGAGCGCCGCGGTCTGA
- a CDS encoding LLM class flavin-dependent oxidoreductase, whose product MTRQIRFNAFDMNCVAHQSSGLWRHPDDRSRQYNTLSYWTDLAKLLESATFDGIFIADVLGTYDVYGGTNEAAIRNGAQVPVNDPILLVSAMAAVTEHLGFGVTAGTAFEHPYPFARRLSTLDHLTNGRVGWNVVTGYLPSAARNMGQTDQLAHDDRYDHADEYVEVLYKLWEGSWEDDAVVEDRERGIFTDPAKVHPIGHEGKHFSVPGIHISEPSPQRTPVIYQAGASPRGVKFASENAEAIFVAAPSKEVLAGTVKRIRDALEDAGRDRYDAKIYTLLTVITGATSADAAAKHAEYLSYASPEGALTFMSGWMGVDLSQYAEDEPVGNVESNAIRSVLQHLKEEADLGREWTVGDFGRHNAIGGLGPTVVGSGVEIADELQSWVEETDIDGFNLAYAVTPGTWQDVIEHVIPVLRERGVYPNEYTPGTLRHKLQGKGDRVQDTHRAARYRVGVKTPVA is encoded by the coding sequence ATGACCCGTCAGATCCGCTTCAACGCCTTCGACATGAACTGCGTCGCCCACCAGTCGTCCGGCCTGTGGCGGCATCCCGACGACCGCTCCCGCCAGTACAACACCCTCTCGTACTGGACGGATCTGGCGAAGCTGCTCGAGAGCGCGACCTTCGACGGCATCTTCATCGCCGACGTCCTGGGCACCTACGACGTCTACGGCGGCACGAACGAGGCGGCGATCCGCAACGGCGCCCAGGTGCCCGTGAACGATCCGATCCTGCTCGTGAGCGCCATGGCTGCGGTCACCGAGCATCTCGGATTCGGCGTCACCGCGGGCACCGCGTTCGAGCATCCCTATCCGTTCGCGCGTCGCCTGAGCACGCTCGATCACCTGACGAACGGCCGCGTCGGCTGGAACGTCGTCACCGGGTACCTGCCCAGCGCCGCGCGCAACATGGGCCAGACCGACCAGCTCGCCCACGACGACCGCTACGACCACGCCGACGAGTACGTCGAGGTGCTCTACAAGCTGTGGGAAGGGTCGTGGGAAGACGACGCCGTGGTCGAGGACCGCGAACGCGGCATCTTCACCGACCCGGCGAAGGTGCATCCGATCGGCCACGAGGGAAAGCACTTCAGCGTGCCCGGCATCCACATCTCCGAGCCGTCGCCGCAGCGCACCCCGGTGATCTACCAGGCCGGTGCCAGTCCCCGCGGGGTGAAGTTCGCGTCGGAGAACGCCGAGGCGATCTTCGTGGCCGCGCCCTCGAAGGAGGTGCTCGCGGGCACCGTGAAGCGCATCCGCGACGCGCTCGAGGATGCCGGTCGCGACCGCTACGACGCGAAGATCTACACGCTGCTCACGGTGATCACCGGGGCGACGAGCGCGGATGCCGCGGCGAAGCACGCCGAGTACCTCTCGTACGCGAGCCCCGAAGGCGCACTGACGTTCATGTCGGGCTGGATGGGCGTCGACCTGTCGCAGTACGCCGAGGACGAGCCGGTGGGGAACGTCGAGTCGAACGCCATCCGATCGGTGCTGCAGCACCTCAAGGAGGAAGCCGACCTCGGACGCGAGTGGACCGTCGGCGACTTCGGCCGCCACAACGCGATCGGCGGCCTCGGCCCGACCGTCGTGGGCTCGGGCGTCGAGATCGCCGACGAACTGCAGTCGTGGGTCGAGGAGACCGACATCGACGGCTTCAACCTCGCGTACGCGGTCACTCCCGGCACCTGGCAGGACGTGATCGAGCACGTCATCCCGGTGCTGCGCGAGCGCGGCGTCTACCCGAACGAGTACACGCCGGGCACGCTGCGTCACAAGCTGCAGGGCAAGGGCGACCGGGTGCAGGACACGCATCGCGCCGCGCGCTACCGGGTGGGGGTGAAGACTCCGGTCGCCTGA
- a CDS encoding DUF808 domain-containing protein — MSVGLLAVVDDILSAAMKASAKAAGVVIDDAAVTPQYVQGITPARELPVVAKIAVGSLANKFLIIIPVALLLTAFAPWVLPYLLILGGAYLCFEGAEKVLEWFGVQHGHADESARDERKLVLGAVRTDLILSTEIMLISLANLEAGLDIWTTLAILAVIALIMTGVVYGAVALLVKIDDIGLKMAKSPVQRVRHTGTRIVRSMPGVFRFISILGTVAMLWVGGHLLLVNLGEVGVHFGADILHGIEHLLEPAGGVIVWIGDTLFSAIAGLVAGLIIVAIVLGIAKLFGKKPNFHEGGESPVDVHA, encoded by the coding sequence ATGTCGGTTGGACTGCTCGCGGTCGTCGATGACATTCTGAGCGCGGCGATGAAGGCATCCGCCAAGGCCGCGGGCGTCGTGATCGACGATGCCGCCGTGACACCCCAGTACGTGCAGGGCATCACGCCTGCGCGTGAGCTGCCGGTGGTCGCGAAGATCGCTGTGGGATCTCTCGCCAACAAGTTCCTGATCATCATCCCGGTGGCGCTGCTGCTGACCGCCTTCGCGCCGTGGGTGCTGCCCTATCTGCTGATCCTCGGCGGAGCCTATCTGTGCTTCGAGGGGGCCGAGAAGGTGCTGGAGTGGTTCGGCGTGCAGCACGGGCACGCTGACGAGAGCGCGCGCGACGAGCGGAAGCTGGTGCTCGGCGCCGTGCGCACGGATCTGATCCTCTCGACGGAGATCATGCTGATCTCGCTCGCGAATCTCGAGGCCGGTCTCGATATCTGGACCACCCTCGCGATCCTCGCCGTGATCGCCCTGATCATGACCGGTGTGGTGTACGGCGCGGTCGCGCTCCTGGTGAAGATCGACGACATCGGCCTGAAGATGGCGAAGAGCCCTGTACAGCGCGTGCGCCACACGGGCACCAGGATCGTGCGCTCGATGCCGGGAGTCTTCCGCTTCATCAGCATCCTCGGCACCGTCGCGATGCTGTGGGTCGGGGGCCACCTGCTGCTCGTCAATCTCGGCGAGGTCGGCGTGCACTTCGGAGCCGACATCCTGCATGGCATCGAGCACCTCCTCGAGCCCGCGGGCGGTGTGATCGTCTGGATCGGCGACACCCTGTTCTCTGCCATCGCCGGACTGGTCGCGGGCCTGATCATCGTGGCCATCGTGCTGGGCATCGCGAAGCTCTTCGGCAAGAAGCCGAACTTCCACGAGGGCGGGGAATCCCCCGTCGACGTGCACGCCTAA
- the msrB gene encoding peptide-methionine (R)-S-oxide reductase MsrB: MSNDYGRTPEAVSDLTHLQYEVTQEDATEPPFRNAYWNTHDDGIYVDVVSGQPLFSSTDKFDSGTGWPSFTRPIDEDAVTTRTDRKLWMKRTEARSTGADSHLGHVFDDGPRAAGGLRYCMNSAALRFIPADSLDDEGYGRYRHLFAGAEADTPTAIPTSEEQS, translated from the coding sequence ATGTCGAATGACTACGGCAGGACTCCGGAGGCCGTCAGCGACCTCACCCACCTGCAGTACGAGGTGACGCAGGAGGATGCCACCGAACCGCCCTTCCGCAACGCCTACTGGAACACCCACGACGACGGCATCTACGTCGACGTGGTGTCGGGCCAGCCCCTGTTCTCGTCGACCGACAAGTTCGACAGCGGCACCGGCTGGCCGAGCTTCACCCGCCCGATCGACGAGGACGCGGTCACCACGCGCACCGACCGGAAGCTGTGGATGAAGCGCACCGAAGCCCGCTCCACCGGAGCCGACAGCCATCTCGGACACGTGTTCGACGACGGACCCCGTGCCGCCGGTGGCCTCCGCTACTGCATGAACTCCGCCGCCCTGCGCTTCATCCCTGCTGACAGCCTGGATGATGAGGGGTACGGTCGCTACCGTCACCTCTTCGCCGGCGCCGAAGCCGACACCCCCACCGCCATCCCCACCTCTGAGGAGCAGTCATGA
- a CDS encoding carboxymuconolactone decarboxylase family protein: protein MSHVNIGKIYAAPYQAMLEFAAKAAEAGADAGLSPLLVELVKVRASQLNGCAFCLRMHCADAVKAGETADRLAVLAGWWESQYFSAEEQAALQIAENVTMIGDPGRLVDRGVEIDGVLTDKQIAAVTWLVVVINSWNRIAISSHYPVHA, encoded by the coding sequence GTGTCGCACGTGAACATCGGCAAGATCTACGCAGCCCCGTACCAGGCGATGCTCGAGTTCGCCGCGAAGGCCGCAGAGGCGGGGGCGGATGCCGGGCTCTCGCCGCTGCTCGTCGAGCTGGTCAAGGTTCGCGCCTCGCAGCTCAACGGCTGCGCGTTCTGCCTCAGGATGCACTGCGCCGACGCCGTCAAGGCCGGGGAGACGGCCGACCGCCTCGCCGTGCTCGCGGGATGGTGGGAGTCGCAGTATTTCTCCGCCGAGGAGCAGGCGGCCCTGCAGATCGCCGAGAACGTCACGATGATCGGCGACCCCGGACGCCTCGTCGACCGCGGAGTCGAGATCGACGGCGTGCTGACCGATAAGCAGATCGCGGCCGTGACCTGGCTCGTCGTCGTGATCAACAGCTGGAACCGCATCGCGATCAGCAGCCACTACCCCGTGCACGCCTGA
- the pnuC gene encoding nicotinamide riboside transporter PnuC, translated as MNALLWLADAFNSQWVLPGGQVLLIREVVGNAFGLASALGGMQRKIWAWPVGIVGNLLLLTVFLGSILNPDHELPHLLGQAGRQVMFIIVAIYGWVRWRQAASDGGRVTPRWAPNSARIGLVLVMVIGTIALTPLFRALGSWEPVWADAWTFVGSLLATYGMAKGWTEFWLIWIAVDVVGVPLLFSSGFYATGFMYVFYGVFTAVGFVVWCRAQANAKPQVETIMPDPRPITSTVKTIDPDRD; from the coding sequence GTGAACGCCCTGCTCTGGCTCGCCGATGCGTTCAACTCGCAGTGGGTGCTGCCCGGCGGCCAGGTGCTGCTGATCCGCGAGGTGGTGGGCAACGCCTTCGGTCTCGCGAGCGCCCTTGGCGGCATGCAGCGCAAGATCTGGGCGTGGCCGGTGGGCATCGTCGGCAACCTGCTGCTGCTCACGGTGTTCCTCGGGTCGATCCTCAACCCCGACCACGAACTCCCGCACCTGCTCGGTCAGGCAGGACGCCAGGTCATGTTCATCATCGTGGCGATCTACGGATGGGTGCGCTGGCGCCAGGCCGCATCGGACGGCGGTCGCGTCACGCCGAGGTGGGCGCCGAACAGCGCCCGGATCGGCCTCGTGCTGGTCATGGTGATCGGCACGATCGCCCTCACCCCGCTCTTCCGCGCGCTCGGGTCGTGGGAGCCCGTCTGGGCCGACGCCTGGACGTTCGTCGGATCCCTGCTCGCCACATACGGCATGGCCAAAGGCTGGACGGAGTTCTGGCTCATCTGGATCGCCGTCGACGTGGTCGGCGTGCCGCTGCTGTTCAGCTCGGGGTTCTACGCGACCGGGTTCATGTACGTGTTCTACGGCGTCTTCACCGCGGTCGGCTTCGTCGTCTGGTGCCGCGCGCAGGCGAACGCGAAACCTCAGGTCGAGACGATCATGCCCGACCCCCGACCGATCACCTCGACGGTGAAGACGATCGACCCCGACCGGGACTGA
- a CDS encoding alpha/beta fold hydrolase, with protein sequence MDAVAVPLSDLNNMPEPQQVYAADGTRLATYTWGDLDAPVVVIVHGFASSARDTWVLTGWVRELTKAGYRVLALDQRGHGLSEKPHQADAYGIRTLATDVETVMDAYLVDDAFYLGYSLGARVGWEVVRDLPQRIGRAVLGGVPDGIPLARLDLDQVRAYLADGTPVSDPTTQNYITLTERVPGNDLAALVALAEGMRSSRTIDPDPSNAPASPILFATGSKDAILEGSRALASAAPQGRFFEIPDRNHFNAPGSRSFKEAALAFLSGS encoded by the coding sequence ATGGATGCCGTGGCAGTCCCTCTCTCCGACCTGAACAACATGCCTGAGCCCCAGCAGGTGTACGCGGCTGACGGCACGCGCCTCGCGACGTACACGTGGGGCGACCTCGACGCACCCGTGGTGGTGATCGTGCACGGCTTCGCCTCCAGCGCCCGCGACACGTGGGTGCTCACGGGGTGGGTGCGGGAGCTCACCAAGGCCGGCTATCGCGTTCTGGCGCTCGACCAGCGCGGCCACGGGCTCAGCGAAAAGCCGCATCAGGCCGATGCCTACGGGATCCGCACCCTCGCGACGGATGTCGAGACGGTCATGGACGCCTATCTCGTCGATGACGCGTTCTACCTCGGGTACTCGCTGGGTGCGCGCGTCGGCTGGGAGGTCGTCCGCGACCTGCCCCAGCGCATCGGCCGTGCGGTGCTCGGCGGGGTGCCGGACGGCATCCCGCTCGCCCGGCTGGATCTCGATCAGGTGCGCGCGTATCTGGCGGACGGCACCCCGGTGTCGGACCCGACGACGCAGAACTACATCACGCTGACCGAACGCGTGCCCGGCAACGACCTCGCCGCGCTGGTCGCCCTGGCCGAGGGGATGCGCTCGTCACGGACGATCGACCCGGATCCGTCGAACGCTCCGGCGAGTCCGATCCTGTTCGCGACCGGATCGAAGGATGCCATCCTCGAGGGCTCCCGGGCCCTCGCCTCCGCCGCCCCGCAGGGTCGGTTCTTCGAGATCCCCGACCGCAATCATTTCAACGCTCCGGGATCCCGTTCCTTCAAGGAGGCGGCCCTGGCCTTCCTGTCCGGGAGCTGA
- a CDS encoding HNH endonuclease signature motif containing protein, giving the protein MTTTRLTPLLEAIERLGDAWADAERSADLSRAELLDAHRAVGEVQRCLDGIHAELAATIAHESRPELGPEGLAKEQGFRNAGALIATTTGGSPGDAKRLITVGQAAAPRSNLLGEVLPAKYPALAAALAAGEISVAAAAVIVALLERLHLRVGSARVDEAEGLLVARAAGMTLDDVRTLVARTEAWLDPDGVAPKEQQSRDRRSLTMFERDGSFHLNLQTDIASSAPIRAAIQAYVSATFQARITAPEPGAADADHRTVVMIQADAVTALCEHAIACDNGGMPATGATVVVRVNLDDLTSGRGAATIDGSDQPVSISTCRRMAAGGGIIPVVLGSAGEILDWGREKRLFTRAQRLALVERDGGCAMCGLPPQMTKAHHIRWWQRDTGPTDLNNGVLLCESCHHRIHDNGWDISVDGVGVAARVWLIPPPHVDPARTPRLGGRARYDIAA; this is encoded by the coding sequence ATGACCACGACCCGTCTGACGCCGCTTCTCGAGGCCATCGAGCGCCTCGGCGATGCGTGGGCCGATGCGGAGAGGAGCGCCGATCTCTCGCGGGCCGAACTGCTCGACGCGCATCGTGCGGTCGGCGAGGTGCAACGCTGTCTCGACGGGATCCACGCAGAACTCGCGGCGACGATCGCGCACGAATCGCGGCCGGAACTCGGCCCCGAGGGGTTGGCCAAGGAGCAGGGATTCCGTAACGCCGGAGCACTGATCGCGACCACGACGGGCGGTTCGCCGGGAGACGCGAAGCGCCTCATCACGGTCGGTCAGGCCGCTGCACCGCGCAGCAACCTGCTGGGCGAGGTGCTGCCCGCGAAGTACCCCGCGCTGGCGGCAGCGCTCGCCGCGGGTGAGATCTCCGTGGCCGCCGCCGCGGTCATCGTCGCACTGCTCGAACGGCTTCATCTCCGTGTGGGGTCGGCGCGGGTCGACGAGGCCGAGGGGCTGCTCGTCGCTCGCGCCGCGGGGATGACGCTCGACGACGTGCGCACGCTCGTCGCCCGCACCGAAGCCTGGCTCGACCCCGACGGGGTGGCTCCCAAAGAACAGCAGTCGCGTGATCGTCGCTCTCTCACCATGTTCGAGCGCGACGGCTCCTTCCACCTGAACCTGCAGACCGACATCGCGTCGAGCGCGCCCATCAGGGCAGCGATCCAGGCCTACGTGTCCGCGACGTTCCAGGCGCGGATCACGGCACCCGAGCCCGGTGCGGCCGACGCCGATCACCGCACCGTGGTGATGATCCAGGCCGACGCCGTCACCGCCCTGTGCGAGCATGCGATCGCCTGTGACAACGGCGGGATGCCGGCGACCGGCGCGACAGTGGTGGTGCGTGTGAACCTCGACGACCTCACCTCGGGGCGGGGAGCCGCGACGATCGACGGCAGCGACCAGCCCGTGAGCATCAGCACCTGCCGACGGATGGCAGCGGGTGGCGGGATCATCCCGGTGGTGCTCGGCTCTGCCGGAGAGATCCTCGACTGGGGCCGCGAGAAGCGACTGTTCACGCGGGCGCAACGTCTCGCCCTCGTCGAGAGAGACGGCGGATGCGCGATGTGCGGCCTCCCGCCCCAGATGACCAAAGCACACCACATCAGGTGGTGGCAGCGCGACACCGGTCCGACCGATCTGAACAACGGCGTACTGCTGTGCGAGTCGTGTCATCACCGCATCCACGACAACGGATGGGACATCAGCGTCGACGGTGTCGGCGTCGCCGCGCGGGTCTGGCTCATTCCTCCGCCGCACGTCGATCCGGCGCGGACTCCTCGCCTCGGAGGACGGGCTCGTTATGACATCGCCGCGTGA
- a CDS encoding GNAT family N-acetyltransferase: protein MSDHQIRDAETADLEAILAIYNDAVLRTTAIWNDDAVDLADRTAWMAERTARGYPVLVAVDDTGVLGYATFGDFRPHHGFRHTVEHSVYVRDGERGRGIGKALMIELIDRARRLGVHVMVAAVESGNTGSIVMHKRLDFLQVGRMPQVGAKFDRWLDLTLLQLVLDERPFPDQLT, encoded by the coding sequence ATGAGCGACCACCAGATCCGGGATGCCGAGACCGCCGACCTCGAGGCGATCCTGGCCATCTACAACGATGCGGTGCTGCGCACGACGGCCATCTGGAACGATGACGCCGTCGACCTCGCCGACCGCACGGCGTGGATGGCCGAGCGCACCGCGCGGGGATATCCGGTGCTCGTCGCGGTCGACGACACCGGAGTGCTGGGGTACGCGACGTTCGGCGACTTCCGTCCGCACCACGGCTTCCGGCACACGGTCGAGCACTCCGTCTATGTGCGCGACGGCGAGCGCGGGCGGGGCATCGGCAAGGCGCTGATGATCGAGCTGATCGATCGTGCGCGCAGGCTCGGCGTGCACGTGATGGTCGCGGCGGTCGAGAGCGGCAATACCGGCTCGATCGTCATGCACAAGCGCCTCGATTTCCTGCAGGTCGGACGGATGCCGCAGGTCGGCGCCAAGTTCGACCGCTGGCTCGATCTCACCCTGCTGCAGCTCGTGCTCGACGAGCGCCCCTTCCCGGACCAGCTCACGTGA